The Pogona vitticeps strain Pit_001003342236 chromosome 7, PviZW2.1, whole genome shotgun sequence genome segment AATGGCGAAGTTGGGAACCCCTCTGGAGGGCACCGATCCCAACCCACCCAGAGGATGGAAAtgcttttttccttccccagCTACGTAACCCAGAATCTCCAACCCCTCAGCCAAGGCCATAGATACCGAGGGCTCCTAGGATTTCAACCCAGAATCCCACACCCACATTCCCAGCCAAGGCCACGAAGACCCATGGACTCCCAGAATGTGCCTCAGCCTGCCTGGCCTAGAGaataatgggacttgtagtccaaaataggGAAAGAGACGGGGAGATATGTTTTTCCCTGCCTTGAGGAAGTGGGGAGGGAgacggactacaactcccagaacgcCTCCCTCCTCCTGCGGCCTGGCATAGAGGgggatgggacttgtagtctagagaaagagagaggaagggggagcATTTCGCCGCTCACGGAAGACCAAGCGGGGCTGCCGGTCCACTCGTGTGTGTCccaccccccgccgccgccgccgctgctcctcCTCCAGGGGGGCGGGGTGGGGacgatggggcttgtagtcctaCCGGTCCTTCCCCTGGCGGAGACCGAGCACCGCCTGTCGCATCTCGGCGTCCTTCCGGATGAGGCTCTCGGCCTGTCCGCGTACCGTTCCCTCGGCCGCCGCCAAGCGCCGCTCCAGCTCGGCCACCCGCTCGTGGAGGGCGGCCAGGTGCGCGTTCGCCTCCCGGATCTGCACCGCCGTCGGCGGGGAGCTCGACGCGCCCGAGGCCGACATGGTGGAGCGCCCCGGCCACACCCCCTTTCGAGAGAGGGGGCGGTGCCTCGGAGGAAGCCACGCCCCCTCCCCAACACGCCCCGACGCCGCAGCCGAGGCGAGCCCCTCCTTCCTGCCCTTCCGCGCCCTCGCCGCAAGCGAGGGAGCCCCGCCTACTCTCCGCTCCTCGACCAATAAGGAAGCAAAGGACGGAGAGTGCAGCCACGCCTCCTTCATCTCCTCGAGCGGCTACTGGCCGGCGCGTAGGACCGCCCACACactctccctcttcccccacgGAACTCTCG includes the following:
- the VMAC gene encoding vimentin-type intermediate filament-associated coiled-coil protein, which produces MKEAWLHSPSFASLLVEERRVGGAPSLAARARKGRKEGLASAAASGRVGEGAWLPPRHRPLSRKGVWPGRSTMSASGASSSPPTAVQIREANAHLAALHERVAELERRLAAAEGTVRGQAESLIRKDAEMRQAVLGLRQGKDREIATLEERLQSSEANTQKLLHIIQEKDSLIGQLRHRSRLLSKICRSRPVLDNLLAYMAEGERLSPVLPASSPSDRDPLPETDGLPDLDLDARDFSLSGEDDPDSEILFGTTV